A DNA window from Luteolibacter luteus contains the following coding sequences:
- a CDS encoding HD domain-containing protein, with protein MNFLTISSLKEQAGEQPLAVAVDCELQSRSQRQTKAGKPYLVITFSDGTGSFNLNAWSDAPLFEAAVGMSDGTVLRLNAEWTQNQYGLNAANIAWERLLGDALEAFFTGDAATMEKQRRDWETICTLCAGIVDPRLHALTDRFIKDFGPRFRRAAAARKNHHARRGGLTEHVAQMMRSADLISSIYPELNRDLMISGVLFHDCGKLWENQYPEKGFAQGYTLHGEMLGHIPLGIELVNKLWRDVAESPVAKDWLTLEPASETVRLHLLHLIASHHGEYQFGSPTLPRTPEAIALHYIDNLDAKLEMMRDAYAQANEIVDGIYEKQFPLPANLVAPLAVFDAPAPAPVAVSEEKEKAELF; from the coding sequence GTGAATTTCCTGACGATTTCCTCCCTGAAAGAGCAAGCGGGCGAGCAACCCCTGGCGGTTGCGGTCGATTGCGAACTCCAGTCGCGCAGCCAGCGGCAGACGAAGGCGGGAAAGCCGTATCTGGTGATCACTTTCTCTGACGGGACCGGCAGCTTCAACCTGAACGCGTGGTCCGACGCACCGCTTTTCGAGGCCGCCGTGGGCATGTCTGACGGCACGGTGTTGCGGCTCAATGCGGAGTGGACCCAGAACCAGTATGGCCTCAATGCCGCGAACATCGCGTGGGAGCGCCTTTTGGGGGATGCCCTCGAAGCCTTCTTCACGGGCGACGCCGCGACCATGGAGAAGCAACGCCGCGATTGGGAAACCATTTGCACGTTGTGCGCCGGGATCGTGGATCCGCGACTGCATGCGTTGACGGATCGCTTCATCAAGGATTTCGGTCCGCGGTTCCGTCGTGCGGCGGCGGCCCGGAAAAATCACCACGCGCGCCGAGGCGGCCTCACCGAGCACGTCGCGCAGATGATGCGCTCCGCCGATCTCATTTCCTCGATCTATCCGGAGCTGAACCGGGACCTGATGATCTCCGGTGTGCTCTTTCATGACTGTGGGAAGCTTTGGGAAAACCAATATCCGGAGAAAGGCTTTGCCCAAGGCTACACCCTTCATGGCGAAATGCTGGGCCATATTCCGCTCGGCATCGAATTGGTGAACAAGTTGTGGCGCGATGTCGCGGAGAGCCCGGTGGCCAAAGACTGGCTGACGCTCGAGCCTGCGAGCGAGACCGTTCGCCTGCATCTCCTGCACCTGATCGCAAGCCATCACGGCGAGTATCAATTCGGCTCGCCGACCTTGCCCCGGACGCCGGAAGCGATTGCGCTGCATTACATCGACAACCTGGATGCGAAGCTGGAGATGATGCGGGATGCCTATGCGCAGGCGAATGAGATCGTGGATGGGATCTATGAGAAACAGTTCCCGCTTCCAGCGAATCTCGTCGCGCCACTGGCCGTTTTTGATGCCCCGGCACCTGCTCCCGTTGCGGTTTCCGAAGAGAAAGAGAAAGCCGAGCTATTCTAG
- a CDS encoding response regulator, whose product MDDEPDFTALLKANLEEVGNFEVMDVNDSALALKAAKEFKPDLCVIDVVMPGLDGGDVVAQLKAEPDLQTVPILMLTALVEENPDTSDGETLTGGLPFVSKTSEFGTILSCIEKHLEEAQEAATVAEPSSRSAEVWDIG is encoded by the coding sequence GTGGATGACGAACCGGATTTCACCGCCCTCCTGAAAGCGAATCTCGAAGAGGTGGGGAATTTCGAGGTGATGGATGTGAATGATTCCGCCCTCGCCTTAAAAGCAGCAAAGGAGTTCAAACCGGACCTCTGCGTGATCGACGTGGTGATGCCGGGCCTGGATGGTGGTGATGTGGTAGCGCAGTTGAAAGCGGAGCCGGATCTGCAGACAGTGCCTATTCTGATGCTCACCGCCTTGGTGGAGGAAAATCCCGATACATCCGATGGCGAGACGCTGACGGGCGGGCTGCCTTTTGTGAGCAAGACTTCGGAATTCGGCACGATCCTCAGCTGCATTGAGAAGCATCTCGAAGAAGCGCAGGAAGCCGCGACCGTGGCCGAGCCTTCGTCGAGGTCGGCGGAAGTCTGGGATATCGGTTAG
- the recO gene encoding DNA repair protein RecO, with protein MEHCHGTLIRLTKLTDTSWIVHWFTDGHGLIKTVAKGARSPKSPFAGKLDLFFDAEITWARARSGELHSLREVSVMNTRESIRGDYNAMLLSGYCCRLLELAVERDHPEPELSDLLRRALDYVSTRGASVKAMQHFEQEMARKLGISKERRQATTSLRDALGSLPPQRAQLLERLSPAAEFPVAETQSGDLK; from the coding sequence ATGGAGCATTGCCACGGCACGCTGATCCGGCTCACCAAGCTGACCGATACCAGTTGGATCGTCCACTGGTTCACGGACGGCCATGGTCTGATCAAAACGGTGGCAAAGGGCGCGAGGAGCCCTAAAAGCCCCTTTGCGGGGAAGCTGGATCTCTTCTTTGACGCGGAAATAACCTGGGCAAGGGCTCGCAGCGGCGAACTCCATAGCCTCCGGGAAGTGAGCGTCATGAACACCCGGGAATCGATCCGAGGTGATTACAATGCAATGCTTTTGTCGGGTTATTGCTGCCGCCTGTTGGAGCTTGCCGTTGAGCGTGATCACCCCGAGCCGGAATTGAGCGATCTGTTGCGGCGGGCCCTTGATTACGTCTCGACTCGTGGTGCTTCGGTCAAGGCGATGCAGCATTTCGAGCAGGAAATGGCGCGTAAACTCGGCATTTCCAAGGAGCGGCGCCAAGCCACGACCTCCCTGCGGGATGCCCTCGGTTCTCTTCCCCCCCAGCGCGCTCAATTGTTGGAAAGACTTTCACCTGCGGCGGAATTCCCCGTTGCAGAAACCCAAAGCGGTGATTTAAAGTAA
- a CDS encoding PAS domain-containing protein — MTGPSAAIGRMAAGAAILLAAGILLGRRSAAPISGESPQSDRLVEINRDLEQKLEEGRESHRKLEHFFEMLMANVPANIYFKDTESRFLRVNQSMATWVGRGHPEDLIGKTDHDLFGPEHADQARADEMQIVKSGVSITGLVEKEIFPDGKTGWVLTNKMPFRDREGHIIGTFGMSSDVSELVDTQQKFERERNMLRSLIDGFPDKIFARDLNRRYLVVNKAMAEWVGAKSPEEMIGKTPADYFPELVVRTGKEEDMRMIETGDPVLNREWHLELRKGDLHYFVTTKVLLHDVDGKPWGIVGMDRDVTEQRRAQEKAIQAEQRMQEMIDNSPAVISMKDLKGRYVMVNRGFEDLYGMQRKDILGFSDHQLIADKEAADKFRKHDLLVAEGGDALQMDEELYVDNEPRTYVSMKFPLRDLRGEIKAIGSISTDITDRKAAEQSMHRLNEDLVKANEDLRRAQEQLIQAEKMESVGRLAAGVAHEVKNPLAMIGMGIELLARRVPAEDVQGTETIERMKRGIDRAKKIVKGLVDYSSARQLSMEPKDLSEVISDSLALVEYPLRQAHVKLVKDLSPDLPKVSVDSTKMEQVLVNLMINAMHAMPEGGTLTVRAYAEVITGVRRDEGVRTAGHLREGDPVVRVELDDTGTGIDETNLSKIFDPFFTTKPTGTGTGLGLAVCRKIVELHNGVLEIENRLEGGVRASITLKV; from the coding sequence ATGACAGGGCCTTCCGCGGCGATCGGACGGATGGCCGCAGGGGCGGCGATTCTTCTCGCAGCGGGTATACTGCTGGGCCGGCGTTCGGCTGCTCCTATTTCGGGGGAGTCGCCTCAATCGGATCGTCTGGTGGAGATCAACCGGGATCTGGAACAGAAGCTGGAGGAGGGACGGGAATCGCACCGCAAGCTGGAGCATTTCTTCGAGATGCTGATGGCGAACGTGCCGGCGAACATCTACTTCAAGGATACGGAGTCCCGCTTCCTGCGGGTGAACCAGAGCATGGCCACGTGGGTGGGGCGGGGGCACCCCGAAGATCTGATCGGGAAGACCGACCATGATCTCTTCGGTCCCGAGCATGCCGATCAGGCGCGGGCAGACGAGATGCAGATCGTGAAGTCCGGCGTCTCGATCACCGGCTTGGTGGAGAAAGAGATTTTTCCCGATGGGAAGACGGGTTGGGTGCTGACCAACAAGATGCCCTTTCGCGACCGGGAAGGCCACATCATCGGGACCTTCGGGATGTCGAGCGATGTCAGCGAACTGGTGGACACCCAGCAGAAATTCGAGCGGGAGCGGAATATGCTGCGCTCGCTGATCGATGGCTTCCCCGACAAGATTTTCGCGCGCGATCTGAACCGCCGCTACCTGGTGGTGAACAAGGCGATGGCAGAGTGGGTGGGTGCCAAGTCCCCGGAGGAGATGATCGGCAAGACTCCCGCGGATTACTTTCCGGAACTGGTGGTGCGCACGGGCAAGGAAGAGGACATGCGCATGATCGAAACCGGCGATCCGGTGCTGAACCGCGAGTGGCATCTGGAACTGCGGAAGGGTGATCTCCACTACTTCGTCACCACGAAGGTGCTCCTTCATGATGTGGATGGAAAGCCGTGGGGAATCGTGGGCATGGACCGCGATGTCACAGAACAGCGTCGCGCCCAGGAGAAGGCGATCCAAGCGGAACAGCGGATGCAGGAGATGATCGACAACAGTCCTGCGGTAATCTCGATGAAGGACTTGAAGGGCCGCTATGTGATGGTGAACCGCGGCTTCGAAGATCTCTACGGGATGCAGCGGAAGGACATCCTTGGCTTTTCCGATCACCAGCTGATCGCGGACAAGGAAGCGGCGGACAAGTTCCGCAAGCATGACTTGCTGGTGGCGGAGGGCGGCGACGCCTTGCAGATGGATGAGGAGCTGTATGTGGACAACGAGCCGCGCACCTATGTGTCCATGAAGTTCCCGCTGCGCGACTTGCGCGGAGAGATCAAGGCGATCGGCTCGATTTCGACGGACATCACGGATCGCAAGGCTGCGGAGCAATCGATGCACCGCCTCAATGAGGACCTAGTGAAGGCGAATGAGGATCTGCGCAGGGCGCAGGAGCAACTCATCCAGGCGGAGAAGATGGAGTCGGTGGGGAGACTTGCGGCAGGGGTCGCGCACGAGGTGAAGAACCCGCTGGCGATGATCGGGATGGGCATCGAGTTGCTGGCCCGCCGCGTGCCGGCGGAGGATGTGCAGGGTACGGAGACGATCGAACGGATGAAGCGCGGGATCGACCGTGCGAAGAAGATCGTGAAGGGGCTGGTGGACTATTCCTCCGCGCGGCAGCTTTCGATGGAGCCGAAGGATCTCTCCGAGGTGATCAGCGATTCCCTAGCGCTGGTGGAGTATCCCTTGCGACAAGCCCATGTGAAGCTGGTGAAGGATCTCTCGCCGGATCTACCGAAGGTGAGCGTGGACTCGACGAAGATGGAGCAGGTCTTGGTCAATCTCATGATCAATGCCATGCACGCCATGCCGGAAGGGGGGACGCTGACGGTGCGTGCCTATGCCGAAGTGATCACCGGTGTGCGCCGGGATGAAGGCGTGCGCACGGCAGGGCATCTGAGGGAAGGGGATCCCGTTGTCCGCGTGGAACTTGATGATACCGGGACAGGCATCGACGAGACGAATCTCTCGAAGATCTTTGATCCGTTTTTCACGACCAAGCCGACGGGAACGGGCACCGGTCTGGGGCTCGCGGTGTGCCGGAAAATCGTCGAGCTCCACAATGGGGTGCTTGAGATCGAGAACCGTCTGGAAGGCGGAGTGCGCGCTTCCATCACCCTGAAGGTGTGA
- a CDS encoding protocatechuate 3,4-dioxygenase, protein MNILPSSRRRFLRNFSLSAAGLWVPGAFAEALTLTPKQTEGPFYPVDLPLDTDNDLIILNDGLTPALGSVTHLSGRVTDAKGEPIRNALVEIWQVDHHGVYLHKGSSDHEKRDANFQGFGRFMTGSSGEYYFRTIKPVAYPGRTPHIHFAVKMKGREKWTTQCYIKGEKQNEADGVIKAIKDEKQRASVIVDFAPIPGLATGELAARFDIVMGFTPAG, encoded by the coding sequence ATGAACATCCTGCCCTCTTCCCGACGCCGCTTTTTGCGGAACTTCTCCCTGAGCGCTGCCGGCCTCTGGGTCCCCGGCGCCTTCGCGGAGGCGCTCACCCTCACGCCGAAGCAAACCGAGGGCCCCTTCTATCCGGTGGACCTGCCGCTGGATACCGACAACGATTTGATCATCCTGAACGATGGCCTGACGCCCGCCCTCGGCAGTGTGACGCATCTCAGCGGTCGCGTGACCGACGCGAAGGGCGAGCCGATCCGCAACGCATTGGTCGAGATCTGGCAGGTCGATCACCACGGCGTCTATCTCCACAAGGGCAGCAGCGACCACGAAAAGCGCGACGCGAATTTCCAAGGCTTCGGCCGCTTCATGACCGGCTCCAGCGGCGAGTATTACTTCCGCACCATCAAGCCGGTCGCTTATCCCGGCCGTACGCCCCACATCCATTTCGCCGTAAAGATGAAGGGCCGCGAGAAGTGGACGACCCAATGCTACATCAAGGGTGAGAAGCAGAATGAAGCGGACGGCGTGATCAAGGCGATCAAGGACGAGAAGCAACGCGCCTCGGTAATCGTCGATTTCGCCCCGATCCCCGGCCTTGCCACCGGCGAGCTGGCGGCACGGTTCGACATCGTGATGGGATTCACCCCGGCGGGTTGA
- a CDS encoding cation diffusion facilitator family transporter: MSASLSEDQSKVMNLSLGVAVVLLFAKIVAAGLTGSSAIYSDAAESVTHVLAVAFAAWALRLAHKPSDETHHFGHDKVAFISSGFEGAMISAAGLLIIYEAARQVFVGGQIANMGIGVIITAAAALVNLVLGAALLRVGKKRNSAVLRANGEHVLADVWTSGALLVALALIYFTGWKWWDPIFAVIAAIKLIWTGGRLMKESLGGLMDEADLAVEKNLRECLDADCAEHGLSYHNLRHRHSGRTHWVEFHLVFPDSTAVREAHEVATDMEGRVAALLGPDVRVISHLEPRSAEDHEEQWEIR, encoded by the coding sequence GTGAGCGCGAGTTTGTCCGAAGACCAATCGAAGGTGATGAACCTCTCGCTCGGGGTGGCGGTTGTCCTGCTCTTCGCGAAGATTGTGGCTGCCGGTCTGACGGGCTCCTCGGCGATTTATTCGGATGCCGCGGAATCCGTGACCCATGTTCTGGCGGTAGCATTCGCCGCGTGGGCGCTGCGACTCGCTCACAAGCCTTCGGACGAGACCCATCATTTCGGCCACGACAAGGTGGCGTTCATTTCCTCCGGCTTCGAGGGGGCCATGATCAGCGCCGCCGGTCTCCTCATCATCTACGAGGCAGCCCGCCAGGTCTTTGTCGGCGGCCAGATTGCAAACATGGGGATCGGCGTGATCATCACTGCTGCCGCCGCGCTGGTGAATCTCGTGCTGGGTGCGGCCCTCCTGCGGGTGGGAAAAAAGCGGAACTCCGCGGTGCTGCGCGCGAATGGTGAGCACGTGCTGGCTGATGTCTGGACCAGTGGTGCGCTGCTTGTCGCGCTGGCGCTGATCTACTTCACGGGCTGGAAGTGGTGGGATCCGATCTTTGCCGTGATCGCGGCCATCAAGCTGATCTGGACCGGTGGACGATTGATGAAGGAAAGTCTCGGCGGTCTGATGGATGAAGCCGACCTGGCGGTGGAAAAGAATCTCCGCGAGTGCCTGGATGCCGACTGCGCGGAGCACGGACTGTCCTATCACAATCTCCGGCACCGCCACTCGGGCCGGACCCATTGGGTGGAATTTCATCTGGTTTTCCCGGATAGCACGGCGGTACGGGAAGCCCATGAGGTGGCCACGGACATGGAGGGGCGGGTCGCGGCGCTGCTGGGTCCGGATGTCCGCGTGATTTCTCATTTGGAGCCGCGCTCCGCGGAAGATCACGAGGAGCAGTGGGAGATCCGCTGA
- a CDS encoding tetratricopeptide repeat protein has protein sequence MDSPTTTLIHILRSRVDELVAAGDLDEAVHAATAAVLKAQQTLSSDLESIDEFASSLEVRGDVYRLLGRFEEARDDYKQAIDQLDNRPDRLLQLGRLHAGYGSVHDQLGNTERAAELWSKAIHYFETNDPPADLDIAAMCNNLAVLKRNAGDTEGAEAEYLRALEILHRELGQDHEETAAVSNNIGALYQSAGLHEQAREMHMMALEARRKLFGDIHPDTAQSHNNLALALLSTGDSAWARRHFEKAISGFEALGIEYASDLEAVADNYCAVLRAEGDYAHADAISSRLHGAGASAVAG, from the coding sequence ATGGACTCACCTACCACCACACTCATTCACATTCTGCGCAGCCGCGTCGATGAACTGGTTGCCGCGGGCGACCTCGACGAGGCCGTCCACGCCGCCACCGCTGCCGTCCTGAAGGCGCAGCAAACCCTCAGCAGCGACCTCGAGAGCATCGATGAGTTCGCCAGCTCGCTGGAGGTCCGTGGTGACGTTTATCGTTTGCTCGGCCGCTTTGAAGAAGCCCGGGATGATTACAAGCAGGCCATCGACCAGCTCGACAATCGCCCGGACCGCTTGCTCCAGCTCGGTCGCCTGCATGCCGGCTACGGCTCGGTGCACGACCAACTCGGAAATACGGAGCGCGCTGCCGAACTCTGGTCGAAGGCAATCCACTACTTCGAAACCAACGATCCACCGGCAGACCTCGATATTGCCGCGATGTGCAACAACCTGGCGGTGTTGAAGCGGAATGCCGGTGATACCGAAGGTGCCGAGGCGGAATACCTGCGCGCACTGGAAATCCTCCATCGCGAGCTGGGTCAGGATCATGAGGAAACCGCCGCGGTTTCCAACAACATCGGGGCTCTCTATCAATCGGCCGGCCTTCACGAGCAGGCCCGGGAGATGCACATGATGGCGCTGGAAGCTCGCCGCAAGCTCTTCGGGGACATCCACCCGGACACCGCCCAGTCGCACAACAACCTCGCGCTGGCCCTGCTTAGCACGGGAGACAGCGCTTGGGCACGCCGCCACTTCGAGAAGGCGATCAGCGGCTTCGAGGCTCTTGGCATCGAATACGCATCCGACCTTGAAGCGGTGGCCGACAACTATTGCGCGGTCCTTCGTGCGGAGGGCGACTACGCCCATGCCGACGCGATCTCCTCGCGCCTTCACGGCGCCGGAGCGAGTGCGGTGGCTGGCTAG